The Patescibacteria group bacterium sequence TTTAGCTTATCATAGCTTAAAATATCTTGTCAAATGTTTTTTAATTTTTAACATCAAAATCCAAGAAAAAACCATAATGAGCTCTTTTTCTAAATTGAGGGCTCCTCAAATTCAACTTTTCTATAATACCTTTAGGGGACAAATCATAACCTTCTATTTCTATGGACTTGCCGTCAACTAAAGCTGTGGCCATGACTGGTTGTGGGTGTCCGATGGCATAAGCTAATTTTACCAAGACCTCTTTGGCATTATATTTTTTGAGATACTCTACTGCCAAATAACGAGCCATATAAGCGGCGGATCTATCTACTTTGGTGGAATCTTTACCTGAAAAACAACCTCCACCAACTGGGATTTGAGGGCCATAGTTGTCAGCGGTTATTTTCCTACCGGTCAAGCCAGTATCAGCTTCAAAACCTCCTTGGACAAAAGGGCCAGCCGGATTGATAAATATATTTTTGTATTCTGGGATTATAGGTTTTACTACTTCTTCTTCTATTAATTGTTTTAGTTTTTCAAAATCAACATCAGCCTTGTGTTGAGTGGAAACTACTACTGTATCCACTACTTGATTGTCATTTAAAGTGACCTGAGCTTTAGCATCAGGCATAAGATATTGAGATAATTCTGTTTTAGCTTCATTGCGAATTTCTTCTAGTTTTCTGACTAGTTTTGTGGCTAAAACATGTTCTATAGGCAACATTTCAGGAGTTTCACTGGTAGCATAGCCGACCATAATACCCTGATCACCTGCTCCACCGGTATCAACACCACGAGCAATATCTGGACTTTGTTTTACTATATTTACCAATATCTCTAATTCTTCTTTATA is a genomic window containing:
- the metK gene encoding methionine adenosyltransferase: MLKTAEQITYGHPDKVCDQISDAILDECLRQDPTSRVAVEALGGHGKLVIMGEVTTTAKFDAAQIARDVYKDIGYKEELEILVNIVKQSPDIARGVDTGGAGDQGIMVGYATSETPEMLPIEHVLATKLVRKLEEIRNEAKTELSQYLMPDAKAQVTLNDNQVVDTVVVSTQHKADVDFEKLKQLIEEEVVKPIIPEYKNIFINPAGPFVQGGFEADTGLTGRKITADNYGPQIPVGGGCFSGKDSTKVDRSAAYMARYLAVEYLKKYNAKEVLVKLAYAIGHPQPVMATALVDGKSIEIEGYDLSPKGIIEKLNLRSPQFRKRAHYGFFLDFDVKN